In Flavivirga abyssicola, the following are encoded in one genomic region:
- a CDS encoding lipoprotein N-acyltransferase Lnb domain-containing protein, whose protein sequence is MYKTLSFLFLFLFVTIGTAQKNKLSPEANISVLTVGPGSSLNDSFGHSAFRIHDRLHGIDLVYGYGEYDFGAPNFYLKFAQGKLNYLISKDKFQRFYQVYKFYNRTVKEQVLNLSQEEKQKLYDFLINNYKPENRRYLYDFFFDNCATRIKDVANISLNNTIVFNAPKDYKEATFRTLIQNNLNKNSWGSLGIDICLGSVIDKKATAEEHMFLPENIYKFFDSALIKNSDIPLVKESRVLYSKKETPKPNTFFTSPLFILGILGGFILFITYKDYKKKKQSIWLDVTLFSITGIIGILLLLLWFATDHKGTHQNYNLLWACVLNILVIQQLVKKKVNGWFIKYLKFLVILLCLLTLHWSLGVQVFAIGLIPLLIALFIRYIYLISYYNNG, encoded by the coding sequence ATGTATAAAACATTATCCTTTTTATTTCTTTTTTTATTTGTTACAATTGGTACAGCTCAAAAAAACAAATTATCTCCCGAAGCAAATATTAGTGTATTAACTGTTGGTCCTGGATCTTCCCTAAATGACTCTTTTGGACATAGTGCCTTCAGAATTCATGACCGGTTACATGGTATTGATTTAGTTTATGGTTATGGCGAATACGATTTTGGTGCACCAAATTTTTACTTAAAATTTGCCCAAGGAAAACTCAATTATTTAATAAGTAAAGACAAATTTCAGCGATTTTATCAAGTTTATAAATTCTATAATAGAACTGTAAAAGAACAGGTTTTAAACCTTTCTCAAGAAGAAAAACAAAAGCTTTACGACTTTCTAATAAATAATTACAAACCGGAAAACAGAAGGTATTTATATGATTTCTTTTTTGACAATTGTGCTACAAGAATTAAGGATGTTGCTAATATTAGTTTAAATAATACTATTGTTTTCAATGCTCCTAAAGATTATAAAGAAGCTACCTTTAGAACTTTAATTCAAAATAACCTTAATAAAAATTCTTGGGGAAGTTTAGGTATAGATATTTGCTTAGGTTCTGTAATAGACAAAAAGGCTACAGCAGAAGAACATATGTTCTTACCTGAGAACATTTACAAGTTTTTTGATTCTGCATTAATAAAAAATAGTGATATACCCTTAGTAAAAGAAAGTCGCGTTTTATATTCTAAAAAAGAAACTCCAAAACCAAATACTTTTTTTACAAGTCCACTATTTATTTTAGGTATTTTGGGTGGATTCATTCTTTTTATAACTTATAAAGATTACAAAAAAAAGAAACAAAGTATATGGTTAGATGTTACACTTTTTAGCATCACAGGAATTATAGGTATTTTATTGTTGTTGCTTTGGTTTGCAACCGATCATAAAGGTACGCATCAAAATTATAATTTGCTTTGGGCTTGCGTTCTTAATATTTTAGTTATTCAACAATTAGTTAAGAAAAAAGTAAACGGTTGGTTTATTAAATATTTGAAGTTTTTAGTAATTCTATTATGCCTATTAACTCTACATTGGAGTCTTGGTGTACAAGTATTCGCTATTGGCTTAATTCCTTTACTAATAGCCTTATTTATTAGGTATATTTATTTAATTTCTTACTACAATAACGGATAG
- a CDS encoding sugar transferase: protein MSNRSIHFNISERKVLLRIFDIVSILIVLYFVSNTFDFDYFAITKENWTWTLILILYISIFGTIFELYDLQKSSKIEKIFASIVVTVSITVLFYFLTPFFTPVLPDNRLQILYFYFAIFVALFLWRFAYVSFIISPRFYKKVLIIGETSNIETIVEAFNNSDPNYKIVGFINCDLNSLESIKFNAVAEYKPNQIRQVIKDENITEIVVASYNSESITSEIYYSLISLLEEGFSIKEYTQVYEDLAQRIPVQFVGKDFYKYFPFSRSNQNKLYLFFRRFFDIIISIIGILIGVMFLPFILIGNVIANRGPLFYTQDRIGKNGKPFKILKYRTMIKNAEKAGAVWAQKGDVRITFFGKFLRHSRLDEIPQFFNILKGDMSIIGPRPERPFFVKELSQLLPFYETRHIIKPGLTGWAQVKTRYGSSVDDSLLKLQYDLYYIKHKSFFLDVNILVKTISTMIFFRGQ from the coding sequence ATGTCTAACCGCAGTATTCATTTTAATATTTCAGAACGTAAAGTTTTACTGCGCATTTTCGATATTGTTTCAATATTGATCGTGCTATATTTTGTCAGTAATACATTTGATTTTGATTATTTTGCTATAACAAAAGAAAATTGGACATGGACTCTTATCCTTATTTTATATATATCAATATTTGGAACTATTTTTGAACTTTACGATTTACAAAAATCCAGCAAAATTGAGAAAATTTTTGCCAGTATAGTTGTTACGGTTTCAATTACAGTCTTATTTTACTTCTTAACCCCGTTTTTCACGCCTGTATTACCAGATAATCGTTTACAAATACTCTATTTTTATTTTGCAATATTTGTAGCGCTATTTTTGTGGAGGTTTGCGTATGTATCGTTTATTATTTCACCTAGGTTTTATAAAAAAGTGTTAATTATTGGAGAAACTTCTAATATTGAAACTATTGTCGAAGCTTTTAATAATTCAGATCCTAATTATAAAATCGTGGGCTTTATTAATTGTGATTTGAACAGTTTAGAGTCGATTAAATTTAATGCTGTTGCAGAGTATAAACCAAATCAGATACGTCAAGTAATTAAAGATGAAAACATAACAGAAATTGTAGTAGCAAGTTATAATTCCGAATCTATTACTTCAGAGATTTATTACTCACTCATTTCGCTTTTAGAAGAAGGGTTTTCAATAAAAGAATATACACAAGTATATGAAGATTTAGCACAACGCATACCAGTACAATTTGTAGGAAAAGATTTTTATAAGTATTTTCCATTTAGTAGAAGTAATCAAAATAAATTGTACCTGTTTTTTCGTAGATTTTTTGATATTATTATTTCCATAATTGGGATCTTAATAGGCGTCATGTTTTTACCATTTATTTTAATAGGGAACGTTATAGCCAATCGAGGTCCACTTTTTTATACCCAAGATAGGATTGGAAAAAACGGTAAACCTTTTAAGATTTTGAAGTATAGAACCATGATTAAAAATGCCGAAAAAGCTGGAGCAGTTTGGGCTCAAAAAGGAGATGTAAGAATTACATTTTTCGGTAAGTTTTTAAGGCATTCTAGATTAGACGAGATTCCTCAATTTTTTAACATATTAAAGGGTGATATGAGTATAATTGGTCCCAGACCAGAACGTCCATTTTTCGTTAAAGAATTATCACAATTATTACCTTTTTACGAAACGCGGCATATTATTAAACCAGGTCTTACAGGTTGGGCGCAGGTTAAAACCAGATACGGATCTTCGGTTGATGATAGTTTACTAAAATTACAATACGATTTATATTATATCAAGCACAAAAGCTTTTTCCTTGATGTAAATATTTTGGTAAAAACGATAAGCACCATGATTTTCTTTAGAGGACAGTAG
- a CDS encoding glycosyltransferase family 4 protein: MKSLLYIGNQFNNIGNKSSVDILGLLFIREGYKVFSASRKRNIVLRLLHMLWTCFTYRKNIDFVLIDTYSTLNFYYAFFVSQLCRFLKLPYIPILHGGNLPVRLKKSPKLSKAIFNYAYKNVAPSEYIKSNFEDLGYSNIVCIPNSIELSNYIFKERTFDKVKLLWVRSFSKIYNPLLAIKILKGLNDINIDAELCMVGPDSDGTMQEAIDYAKELKVEVNITGKLSKKEWIELSKDYNIFINTTNFDNMPVSVIEAMALGLPVISTNVGGMPFLIEDKLTGILVKPNSEKVFIKAIQELLNSPKESNVIAINARKKAEQLDWNIVKNQWNKVLK, translated from the coding sequence TTGAAAAGTTTACTTTACATAGGGAACCAGTTCAATAATATAGGCAATAAGTCTTCTGTAGACATATTAGGGCTTTTATTTATAAGAGAAGGGTATAAAGTGTTTTCGGCATCTAGAAAAAGGAACATTGTTCTTAGGTTACTACATATGCTTTGGACATGCTTTACATATAGGAAAAATATAGACTTTGTTTTAATTGACACTTACAGCACATTAAATTTTTATTATGCATTTTTTGTAAGTCAATTATGTAGATTTCTTAAACTACCATATATTCCTATTCTACATGGAGGTAATTTACCAGTTCGACTAAAGAAATCACCCAAATTATCAAAAGCAATATTTAATTATGCCTATAAAAATGTAGCCCCGTCGGAATATATAAAATCAAATTTTGAAGATTTAGGGTATAGTAATATCGTTTGCATCCCAAACTCAATAGAGCTTAGTAACTATATATTTAAAGAAAGAACTTTTGATAAAGTTAAACTGTTATGGGTACGTTCATTTTCAAAAATATATAATCCTTTATTAGCGATTAAGATTTTAAAAGGTTTAAATGATATTAATATAGATGCAGAACTTTGTATGGTTGGTCCGGATAGCGATGGAACTATGCAAGAAGCTATAGATTATGCAAAGGAGCTAAAAGTAGAAGTAAATATTACAGGAAAACTTTCAAAAAAAGAATGGATAGAGCTATCTAAGGATTATAATATTTTTATTAATACTACTAATTTTGATAATATGCCTGTTAGTGTTATTGAAGCAATGGCTTTAGGATTACCTGTTATATCTACAAATGTGGGAGGTATGCCTTTTCTAATAGAAGATAAACTTACAGGTATTTTGGTAAAACCAAATTCAGAAAAAGTATTTATTAAAGCGATTCAAGAATTATTAAATTCACCAAAAGAATCAAATGTAATAGCTATAAATGCCAGAAAAAAGGCAGAACAGTTAGATTGGAATATTGTTAAAAACCAATGGAATAAAGTGTTAAAATAA
- a CDS encoding O-antigen ligase family protein, translating to MKSFNYIKIIGLHVLIGLAIYLSPVFSKVYLLAIFVYFTNTILKARQQEKALQVLIACGYVVGAEVFLRMTGGNFLYETSKYLVILFSIIGFVTIGFGKQPIPYILYIFLLIPGILIAGFNITEQTTIRTAITFNLSGPVCLGIVAMFCYKRKVAYQDFHRIFLSIGLPLIAATTYLFLFTPDLREIITGTGSNYAASGGFGPNQVSTVLGLGMFVFSIRFFMLSPSLFLKIINGLLLGVLSYRAVVTFSRGGVITALFMIIVFVYFYFKKVNIKSKVRITKLVFTFAGIGMCIWLYSSLQTNGLIERRYANEDALGREKADISTGRTDLVFFELAEFFNNPILGVGVGKIKELRKQKEGVEAASHNEISRILSEHGLIGLVAFLILLMTPLSLRFKNKSNIFFYSCYIFWFLTINHSSMRIAAPAFIYGLSLLHVNYNLKTKKRIERFRNKTHLTE from the coding sequence TTGAAAAGCTTTAATTATATAAAAATAATTGGTTTACACGTCTTAATTGGATTGGCTATTTATTTATCTCCTGTATTCTCAAAAGTATATTTACTTGCTATTTTCGTTTATTTTACTAATACTATATTAAAAGCAAGACAACAAGAAAAAGCTTTACAAGTATTGATTGCTTGTGGTTATGTAGTTGGTGCAGAGGTTTTCCTTAGAATGACTGGAGGTAACTTTTTATACGAAACGTCTAAATATTTAGTGATTTTATTTAGTATAATTGGATTTGTAACAATTGGGTTTGGTAAACAGCCAATACCTTATATCCTTTATATTTTTCTGCTTATTCCTGGAATATTAATTGCCGGATTTAATATTACGGAGCAAACAACCATAAGGACAGCCATTACTTTTAATTTAAGTGGACCAGTCTGTTTAGGAATAGTTGCTATGTTTTGTTATAAACGAAAAGTAGCTTATCAAGATTTCCATAGAATATTTTTATCAATAGGACTACCTTTAATAGCAGCTACAACTTATTTGTTTTTATTTACTCCAGACCTAAGAGAAATTATTACAGGTACAGGTTCTAACTATGCTGCTTCAGGAGGTTTTGGGCCAAATCAAGTATCTACTGTATTGGGGTTAGGAATGTTTGTTTTTAGTATTCGTTTTTTCATGCTTTCCCCCTCTTTATTTCTTAAAATAATTAATGGGTTGTTATTAGGTGTATTAAGTTACAGAGCAGTTGTAACTTTTAGTAGAGGAGGAGTTATAACAGCTTTATTTATGATAATAGTCTTTGTTTATTTTTATTTTAAAAAGGTTAATATTAAAAGTAAAGTTAGGATTACTAAACTAGTATTTACATTTGCTGGGATTGGTATGTGTATTTGGTTATACTCTTCACTTCAAACTAATGGGCTTATAGAGAGAAGATATGCTAATGAAGACGCATTAGGACGTGAAAAAGCTGATATTTCTACTGGTAGAACTGATTTAGTTTTTTTTGAATTAGCTGAGTTTTTTAATAATCCAATATTAGGTGTAGGTGTAGGTAAAATTAAAGAGTTAAGAAAACAAAAAGAGGGAGTTGAAGCAGCATCTCATAATGAAATAAGTCGTATTTTATCGGAACACGGCTTAATCGGTTTGGTTGCATTTTTGATTTTATTAATGACACCTTTATCATTGCGATTTAAAAATAAGTCGAACATTTTCTTCTATTCATGCTATATATTTTGGTTTTTAACAATAAATCATTCGTCTATGCGAATTGCTGCTCCAGCGTTTATTTATGGGTTAAGTTTATTGCATGTTAATTACAACCTTAAAACTAAGAAAAGAATTGAGCGATTTCGAAATAAAACACATCTAACCGAGTAA
- a CDS encoding glycosyltransferase encodes MRVLQLIDTLESGGAERVAVNLANALSNEIETSFLCATRKEGLLKEDICIKVQYLFLNKTKTIDVKAIKRLYTFVRKHKIDVIHAHSSSFFLATIVKLLNQKLLIVWHDHYGNTEFLQDRKYGVLRFCSKYFVHIFSVNKVLEVWAKQNLKTKSISYLPNFATINTIKAVTILKGTPNKRIVCLANFRSQKDHITLLRAFKEVIKLHPGWSLHCVGKNFNDDYYQFVENKIKELDITSSVFLYDSKPDVFNILSQCNIGVLSSKSEGLPLALLEYGLSNLAVIATNVGECKTVITNNYNGLLVDASAVKDLSKAISSYIEQKELRNMHASRYKKHIQNNYSEKSQLHNILKVYKTYISLN; translated from the coding sequence ATGAGAGTATTACAACTTATAGATACTTTAGAATCGGGAGGAGCGGAACGTGTTGCTGTAAATTTAGCGAATGCCTTATCTAACGAAATAGAGACCTCTTTTTTGTGTGCTACAAGAAAAGAAGGTCTTTTAAAAGAAGATATATGTATAAAAGTTCAATATCTATTTTTAAATAAAACGAAAACTATAGATGTTAAAGCCATAAAACGTTTATATACTTTTGTTAGGAAACATAAAATAGATGTCATTCATGCACATTCTTCATCTTTTTTTTTAGCAACGATTGTAAAATTACTAAATCAAAAACTTTTAATAGTATGGCACGACCATTATGGAAATACTGAATTTCTACAGGACAGAAAATATGGAGTATTACGATTTTGCTCGAAATATTTCGTGCATATATTCAGTGTTAATAAAGTATTAGAAGTTTGGGCAAAACAAAATTTAAAAACTAAAAGTATTTCTTATTTACCAAATTTTGCAACTATAAACACTATTAAAGCTGTTACAATTTTAAAAGGAACGCCCAATAAACGTATAGTATGCTTAGCAAACTTTAGATCTCAAAAAGATCATATTACATTACTAAGGGCTTTTAAAGAAGTTATTAAATTACATCCAGGATGGTCATTACATTGCGTAGGCAAAAATTTTAATGATGATTATTATCAATTCGTCGAGAATAAAATAAAAGAACTTGATATTACAAGTAGTGTTTTTTTATATGATAGTAAACCAGACGTTTTTAATATTCTAAGTCAATGCAATATTGGAGTGTTGTCTTCAAAATCTGAAGGTTTACCTTTGGCGTTGTTAGAATATGGCTTGTCTAATTTAGCGGTTATAGCAACAAATGTTGGTGAGTGCAAAACTGTTATAACAAATAATTATAATGGATTATTAGTTGATGCTTCAGCGGTAAAAGATTTGTCTAAAGCCATATCTTCGTATATTGAGCAAAAAGAGTTGAGAAATATGCACGCTTCTCGATATAAGAAGCATATTCAAAATAATTATTCAGAAAAATCTCAATTACACAATATTTTAAAAGTTTACAAAACCTATATTAGTTTAAATTGA
- a CDS encoding glycosyltransferase family 4 protein encodes MKFLIITHVQHKLDGKIISAYGPYVREMNLWLKHVDEVQIVAPIVLENKNAIDLDYKHSNFSFKKIPSIQFTSIKKAFISLIRIPFIFMTIFQACRKADHIHLRCPGNIGLLGCLVQIFFPNKIKTAKYAGNWDSRAKQPLSYRFQKWMLTNTFFTKNMTALVYGDWQNKTQNIKSFFTATYSKSEIEVPKIRDYSKSLEFLFIGSLVEGKRPMQAIKIIESLHKQGRKVSLNLYGEGILKEALQNYIDINKLKEVVRLYGNKEKRVVKEALKRAHFLILPSKSEGWPKAVAEAMFFGTIPIVTSISCVPFMLDYGERGILIESDLNIAVNTIKSQLEDKEELQLISNRASTWSQNYTLDTFEDEIIKLLKP; translated from the coding sequence ATGAAATTTTTAATTATCACTCATGTTCAACATAAATTAGATGGTAAAATTATTTCTGCTTATGGACCCTATGTACGTGAAATGAACCTATGGTTAAAACATGTTGATGAAGTACAAATTGTAGCACCTATCGTTTTAGAAAATAAAAATGCTATTGACTTAGATTATAAACATTCTAATTTTAGTTTTAAAAAGATTCCATCCATCCAGTTTACTAGTATAAAAAAGGCATTTATTTCCCTTATTAGAATACCTTTTATTTTCATGACTATTTTTCAAGCTTGCCGTAAAGCAGATCATATACATTTACGTTGCCCAGGAAATATAGGATTACTTGGATGTTTAGTTCAAATTTTCTTCCCAAATAAAATAAAAACGGCTAAATATGCTGGTAATTGGGATTCTAGAGCCAAACAACCTTTAAGCTATAGGTTTCAAAAATGGATGCTTACCAATACTTTTTTTACTAAAAACATGACAGCTTTAGTCTACGGAGATTGGCAAAATAAAACACAAAATATAAAATCGTTTTTTACAGCGACTTATAGTAAAAGCGAAATAGAGGTTCCTAAAATTCGTGATTATTCCAAAAGTTTAGAATTTCTTTTCATTGGTAGTCTTGTAGAAGGAAAAAGACCGATGCAGGCTATTAAAATTATAGAATCTTTGCATAAGCAAGGCAGAAAAGTATCTTTGAATTTATACGGTGAAGGTATTTTAAAAGAAGCATTGCAGAATTATATAGATATTAATAAATTGAAAGAAGTTGTTAGACTTTATGGGAATAAAGAAAAAAGAGTTGTTAAAGAAGCCCTAAAAAGAGCACATTTTTTAATATTGCCTTCAAAATCTGAAGGCTGGCCTAAAGCAGTCGCTGAAGCTATGTTTTTTGGTACTATTCCTATAGTAACATCTATTTCTTGTGTACCATTTATGTTAGATTATGGAGAAAGAGGTATTTTAATTGAATCAGATTTAAACATTGCTGTCAACACTATTAAAAGTCAATTAGAGGATAAAGAGGAATTACAATTAATATCTAATAGAGCGTCAACTTGGTCTCAAAACTATACTTTGGATACTTTTGAAGATGAAATTATTAAATTATTAAAGCCCTAA